Proteins encoded by one window of Aphis gossypii isolate Hap1 chromosome X, ASM2018417v2, whole genome shotgun sequence:
- the LOC114129453 gene encoding cholinephosphotransferase 1, with product MQCRYSSILTKMFSLTKNKILLPIQLKKLSEHTYKCESRSLTDAYLQPFWNWLVLKTPIWLAPNLITLIGLIVNIVTTLVIIRYSPDANSEIPRWASFLCGFGLFVYQSLDAIDGKQARRTGSSSPLGELFDHGCDSVSTVFITLSACVSVKLGEYPSWMFLQSFFAVALFYFAHWQTYVSGTLRFGKFDVTETQLSIIFLHLMSAVFGTGIWDYELPFFNVKLKFVLLLTTLVISLVLAKSNLSVILTGGIGKNGSSVAGTSVLSPAIPLLLVVLPGYIISCKSTENIYETHPVLYIMAFGLVTAKITNKLVIAHMTKSPIEYIDSTLIGPAMLFLNQYFDSILPEYYVLCVCMAWTVIDLAVYSMFVCKEICDHLRVYLFYITTTTSTAKSSTSFKITGTNSKNGSSNSSGLNQQFKYPSTFTSFIYPSKTKTK from the exons ATGCAGTGTCGGTATTCAAGCATccttacaaaaatgtttagtcttacaaaaaataaaatattgctacCAATTCAACTCAAGAAACTCAGCgaacatacatataaatgtgAAAGCCGAAGTCTTACTGATGCATATCTGCAACCTTTTTGGAATTGGCTAGTATTAAAAACACCCATATGGTTGGCACCAAACTTAATTACACTTATTGGACTGATCGTAAATATTGTTACTACACTGGTGATTATACGTTATAGTCCAGATGCTAATTCTGAA atTCCCAGATGGGCGAGCTTTTTGTGTGGTTTtggtttatttgtttatcagAGTTTAGATGCTATTGACGGGAAACAAGCTCGAAGAACTGGTTCTTCTTCACCTTTAGGAGAATTATTTGATCATGGCTGTGATTCTGTATCTACtg TGTTCATTACATTGTCAGCCTGTGTATCAGTAAAACTAGGAGAATACCCATCATGGATGTTTTTGCAAAGTTTTTTTGCCGTtgccttattttattttgctcatTGGCAGACTTATGTTTCtg GTACATTACGTTTTGGTAAATTTGATGTCACAGAAACACaactatctattatatttcttcATTTAATGTCTGCTGTTTTTGGTACAGGTATTTGGGATTATGAA ctTCCTTTTTTCAATGTCAAGCTTAAGTTTGTACTATTGCTTACGACATTAGTTATATCACTAGTTTTAGCCAAATCAAATTTATCTGTCATACTTACTGGTGGTATTGGTAAAAATGGATCTTCAGTTGCT ggtACCAGTGTTTTGTCTCCTGCTATTCCTCTTTTGTTAGTGGTTCTCCCTGGATACATTATTAGTTGCAAGAgtactgaaaatatttatgaaactcATCCTGTACTTTACATAATGGCATTTGGTTTAGTTACtgctaaaataacaaataaacttGTG ATTGCTCATATGACTAAAAGTCCaatagaatatattgattCCACGCTTATAGGCCCagctatgttatttttaaatcaatattttgattctATTTTACCAGAATACTACGTACTGTGTGTTTGcatg gcATGGACTGTTATTGATCTAGCAGTGTATTCAATGTTTGTTTGCAAAGAAATATGTGATCATTTacgagtttatttattttatataactactaCTACATCAACTGCAAAATCTAGtacatcttttaaaattactggtacaaatagtaaaaatggTAGTAGCAATTCAAGTGGCTTGAATCAACAGTTTAAATATCCATCTACATTTACTAGTTTTATATATCCATCAAaaacgaaaacaaaataa